From Pseudomonas vanderleydeniana, the proteins below share one genomic window:
- a CDS encoding tRNA dihydrouridine synthase, whose translation MQIALAPMEGLVDNILRDVLTRVGGIDWCVTEFIRINDSLLTPAYYHKFAPELLTEARTAAGVPLRVQLLGSDPVCLAENAALACELGSQVIDLNFGCPAKTVNKSRGGAVLLKEPELLNSIVEHVRRAVPVHIPVTAKMRLGFDSPDGALVCGTALAEGGASQIVVHARTKVDGYKPPAHWEWVARVQDVVKVPVFANGDIWSLEDWRRCREVSGAQDFMLGRGLVSRPDLARQIAAEKAGEEVVEMSWAELLPLLQDFWLQARAQLTPRQAPGRLKQWLAMLTRNYPEAVELFGLVRRETDCDTVSRLLQVPLSEAA comes from the coding sequence ATGCAAATTGCCCTGGCGCCCATGGAGGGGTTGGTCGATAACATCCTGCGCGATGTCCTGACGCGCGTGGGCGGCATCGACTGGTGCGTCACGGAGTTCATCCGCATCAACGATTCGCTGCTGACGCCGGCCTACTACCACAAGTTCGCCCCCGAACTGCTCACCGAGGCCCGTACGGCGGCTGGTGTGCCGCTGCGCGTGCAGTTGCTCGGCTCCGATCCGGTGTGCCTGGCCGAAAACGCGGCGTTGGCCTGTGAGCTGGGCTCGCAGGTGATCGACCTGAACTTCGGCTGCCCGGCCAAGACCGTGAACAAGTCCCGGGGCGGGGCGGTGCTGCTCAAGGAGCCGGAACTGCTCAACAGCATCGTCGAGCATGTACGCCGGGCGGTGCCGGTGCACATTCCGGTGACGGCGAAGATGCGCCTCGGTTTCGACAGCCCGGATGGGGCGCTGGTCTGCGGTACGGCCCTGGCCGAAGGTGGTGCGTCGCAGATCGTCGTGCATGCCCGGACCAAGGTCGATGGCTACAAGCCGCCGGCCCACTGGGAGTGGGTGGCGCGGGTGCAGGACGTGGTCAAGGTGCCGGTGTTCGCCAACGGCGACATCTGGTCGCTGGAAGACTGGCGGCGCTGCCGCGAAGTCAGTGGCGCCCAGGACTTCATGCTCGGTCGTGGCCTGGTGTCGCGTCCGGACCTGGCCCGGCAGATCGCCGCGGAAAAGGCCGGTGAAGAGGTGGTCGAGATGAGCTGGGCCGAATTGTTGCCGCTGCTCCAGGACTTCTGGCTCCAGGCTCGGGCGCAGCTTACGCCACGCCAGGCGCCGGGCCGGCTCAAGCAGTGGCTGGCAATGCTGACGCGCAACTACCCGGAGGCGGTCGAGTTGTTCGGCCTCGTGCGCCGCGAGACTGATTGCGACACGGTCAGCCGCCTGTTGCAGGTGCCTCTGTCCGAGGCCGCCTGA
- a CDS encoding alpha/beta fold hydrolase, which translates to MNTLHWIRGINGTLGRVAPEVAASRMRQVFMTPRERSPRDWELPLLATAERITLRFGLSALRWGQGPTVLLMHGWEGRPTQFASLIEALVAAGYTAVALDGPAHGQSPGHEANVVAFARALLEAAAELPALRAVIGHSMGGASAMLATQLGLRTEALVSIAAPARVLGVLRGFARYVGLPPRARSAFIRAVERNVGMRAEHLDIEHYQMDMPGLIVHAEDDQLVAVDESRRIHEAWFDSRLLRLDSGGHQRVLADPRVIDGVLALLASLGVAQRQSA; encoded by the coding sequence ATGAATACTTTGCACTGGATTCGTGGCATCAACGGCACCTTGGGGCGAGTGGCACCCGAGGTTGCGGCGAGTCGGATGCGTCAGGTGTTCATGACGCCCCGCGAGCGTTCGCCGCGGGACTGGGAGCTGCCATTGCTGGCGACGGCGGAAAGGATCACCCTGCGCTTCGGCTTGTCCGCACTGCGTTGGGGGCAGGGGCCGACCGTGCTGCTGATGCATGGCTGGGAAGGGCGGCCGACCCAGTTCGCCAGCCTGATCGAGGCCCTGGTGGCGGCCGGTTATACCGCCGTGGCGCTCGACGGGCCGGCCCATGGCCAGTCGCCCGGGCATGAGGCGAACGTGGTGGCATTCGCCCGCGCGCTGCTCGAGGCGGCGGCCGAGTTGCCAGCGCTGAGGGCCGTGATCGGTCATTCCATGGGCGGTGCCAGCGCGATGCTGGCGACCCAGCTCGGGCTGCGTACCGAGGCGCTGGTCAGTATTGCCGCTCCGGCGCGAGTGCTGGGCGTGCTGCGCGGCTTCGCCCGCTACGTCGGATTGCCGCCACGGGCGCGCTCGGCATTCATCCGGGCCGTCGAGCGCAATGTCGGCATGCGGGCCGAGCACCTGGACATCGAGCACTACCAGATGGACATGCCGGGGCTGATCGTCCATGCCGAGGACGATCAACTGGTGGCGGTCGATGAATCACGGCGTATTCACGAGGCCTGGTTCGACAGCCGTCTGCTGCGCCTCGACAGTGGCGGCCACCAGCGGGTGCTGGCCGATCCACGGGTGATCGACGGTGTGCTCGCGCTGTTGGCCAGCCTTGGCGTGGCGCAGCGCCAGTCGGCCTGA
- the gltX gene encoding glutamate--tRNA ligase: MTTVRTRIAPSPTGDPHVGTAYIALFNYCFAKQHGGEFILRIEDTDQLRSTRESEQQIFDALNWLGITWAEGPDVGGPHGPYRQSERSEIYKKYTQQLVDMGHAFPCFCTAEELDQMRAEQIARGETPRYDGRALLLSKEEVARRLAAGEPHVIRMKVPSEGVCVVPDMLRGDVEIPWDRMDMQVLMKTDGLPTYFLANVVDDHLMGITHVLRGEEWLPSAPKLILLYEYFGWEQPKLCYMPLLRNPDKSKLSKRKNPTSVTFYERMGFMPQAMLNYLGRMGWSMPDEREKFSLQEMVDNFDLSRVSLGGPIFDIEKLSWLNGQWLRDLPVEEFASRVQNWAFNPEYLMKIAPLVQSRVETFSQVAPLANFFFAGSLPLDPKLFEHKKLSPEDVRKLMQLILWKLESLRQWEKDSITATIQAVVDALELKLRDAMPLIFASITGQASSVSVLDAMEILGPDLTRFRLRQALELLGGVSKKENKEWEKLLGTIA, from the coding sequence ATGACCACTGTCCGCACTCGCATCGCGCCATCCCCGACCGGCGATCCCCACGTTGGTACCGCCTACATCGCCCTGTTCAACTACTGCTTTGCCAAGCAGCACGGTGGCGAGTTCATCCTGCGGATCGAAGATACCGACCAGTTGCGTTCGACCCGCGAGTCCGAACAGCAGATTTTCGATGCGCTGAACTGGCTGGGCATCACCTGGGCCGAAGGTCCGGACGTCGGTGGTCCGCATGGCCCGTACCGGCAGAGCGAGCGGAGCGAGATCTACAAGAAGTACACCCAGCAGCTGGTCGACATGGGCCATGCCTTCCCGTGCTTCTGCACTGCCGAAGAGCTGGACCAGATGCGTGCCGAGCAGATCGCCCGTGGCGAGACCCCGCGCTACGACGGTCGTGCGCTGTTGCTGTCGAAAGAGGAGGTGGCCCGTCGCCTGGCCGCCGGCGAACCCCATGTGATCCGCATGAAGGTGCCGAGCGAGGGTGTCTGCGTGGTGCCGGACATGCTGCGTGGCGATGTCGAGATTCCGTGGGACCGCATGGACATGCAGGTGCTGATGAAGACCGATGGCCTGCCGACCTACTTCCTGGCCAACGTGGTCGACGACCACCTGATGGGCATCACCCACGTGCTGCGTGGTGAAGAGTGGCTGCCATCGGCACCCAAGCTGATCCTGCTCTACGAATACTTCGGCTGGGAACAACCGAAGCTGTGCTACATGCCGCTGCTGCGCAACCCGGACAAGAGCAAGCTGTCCAAGCGCAAGAACCCGACCTCGGTGACCTTCTACGAGCGCATGGGCTTCATGCCCCAGGCAATGCTCAACTACCTGGGCCGCATGGGCTGGTCGATGCCGGACGAGCGCGAGAAGTTCTCGCTGCAGGAAATGGTCGACAACTTCGACCTGTCCCGCGTCTCCCTGGGCGGGCCGATCTTCGATATCGAGAAGCTGTCCTGGCTCAATGGCCAGTGGCTGCGCGACCTGCCGGTGGAAGAGTTCGCCAGCCGCGTGCAGAACTGGGCGTTCAACCCCGAGTACCTGATGAAGATCGCGCCGCTGGTGCAGAGCCGCGTCGAGACCTTCAGCCAGGTCGCGCCACTGGCGAATTTCTTCTTTGCCGGCAGCCTGCCGCTGGATCCCAAGCTGTTCGAACACAAGAAGCTGTCGCCGGAAGATGTGCGCAAGCTGATGCAACTGATCCTGTGGAAGCTGGAAAGCCTGCGCCAGTGGGAGAAGGACAGCATCACCGCGACCATCCAGGCCGTGGTCGATGCCCTGGAGCTGAAGCTGCGTGATGCCATGCCGCTGATCTTCGCCTCGATCACCGGGCAGGCCAGCTCGGTATCGGTGCTCGATGCGATGGAAATCCTTGGTCCGGACCTGACGCGTTTCCGTCTGCGCCAGGCGCTGGAGCTGCTGGGTGGCGTGTCGAAGAAAGAAAACAAGGAATGGGAAAAGCTGCTGGGCACCATCGCCTGA
- a CDS encoding HlyD family secretion protein: MPAQLKRRLFVFLLLVLLIALGFFAEWFWHGRFYESTDNAYVQGEITRVSSQLAARIDQVLVADNQHVEQGQLLVRLEGADFQLAVERANATLATREAERLQAQSKLTQQASLIAAADAQVASSQASLGRSQLDLSRAQTLRKPGYVSEERVTSLSADNHIARSQVAKAQADLQSQRQQVNALTAELKRLDGQIASARAELAQAELNLSRSEIRAPISGLVGQRAARNGQYVQTGAYLLSIVPDQDIWVQANFKETQIGHMRPGQNATLLFDAYEDTPIQGRVDSLFAASGAQFSLLPPDNATGNFTKVVQRIPVKLVFAADNPLHGLIRPGMSVYVKVDIRDHADGR, translated from the coding sequence ATGCCCGCCCAACTCAAACGCCGCCTGTTCGTGTTCCTGCTGCTTGTCCTGCTGATCGCCCTCGGCTTCTTCGCCGAGTGGTTCTGGCACGGGCGCTTTTATGAAAGCACCGATAACGCCTATGTCCAGGGCGAGATTACCCGGGTCTCCAGCCAGCTTGCGGCACGCATCGACCAGGTGCTGGTAGCCGACAACCAGCATGTCGAGCAGGGCCAGTTGCTGGTGCGGCTCGAAGGTGCCGACTTCCAGCTCGCCGTCGAGCGGGCCAATGCCACCCTCGCCACCCGCGAGGCCGAGCGGCTGCAGGCGCAGAGCAAGCTGACCCAGCAGGCCAGCCTGATCGCCGCCGCCGACGCCCAGGTCGCCTCCAGCCAGGCCAGCCTGGGTCGTTCGCAACTCGACCTGTCGCGGGCCCAGACCCTGCGCAAGCCGGGCTACGTTTCCGAAGAGCGGGTCACCAGCCTGTCCGCCGACAACCACATCGCCCGCTCCCAGGTCGCCAAGGCCCAGGCCGACCTGCAGAGCCAGCGCCAGCAGGTCAACGCCCTGACGGCCGAGCTCAAGCGCCTTGACGGCCAGATCGCCAGCGCCCGCGCCGAACTGGCCCAGGCCGAGCTGAACCTGAGCCGCAGCGAGATCCGCGCGCCGATCAGCGGCCTGGTCGGCCAGCGCGCGGCCCGCAACGGCCAGTACGTACAGACCGGCGCCTACCTGCTGTCGATCGTGCCGGACCAGGACATCTGGGTGCAGGCCAACTTCAAGGAAACCCAGATCGGCCACATGCGCCCCGGCCAGAACGCCACGCTGCTGTTCGACGCCTACGAGGACACGCCGATCCAGGGCCGCGTCGACAGCCTGTTCGCCGCCTCCGGCGCGCAGTTCAGCCTGCTGCCGCCGGACAATGCCACCGGCAACTTCACCAAGGTGGTGCAGCGGATTCCGGTCAAGCTGGTCTTCGCCGCCGACAACCCGCTGCACGGCCTGATCCGCCCGGGCATGTCGGTCTACGTCAAGGTCGACATCCGCGACCACGCCGATGGCCGGTGA
- a CDS encoding MDR family MFS transporter — MMSVMLGAFMAVLDIQITNSSLKDIQGALSATLEEGSWISTSYLVAEIIMIPLTAWLVQLLSARRLAAWVSLGFLASSLLCSMAWNLESMIVFRAMQGFTGGALIPLAFTLTLIKLPEHHRAKGMAMFAMTATFAPSIGPTLGGWLTENWGWEYIFYINIPPGLIMIAGLLYGLEKKEAHWELLKSTDYAGIVSLGIGLGCLQVFLEEGHRKDWLESQLILSLGSIALLSLITFVILQLSRSNPLINLRILRNRNFGLSSIASLGMGVGLYGSIYLLPLYLAQIQNYNALQIGEVIMWMGVPQLFLIPLVPKLMKFVSPKLLCALGFGLFGLASFSSGVLNPDFAGPQFNQIQIIRALGQPLIMVTISLIATAYILPQDAGSASSLFNILRNLGGAIGIALLATLLDARTKEYFDYLREAIVPANPQVAERLALLAEKLGSDTAALGKLSEITHQQALIMAYNDAFHLVGIALGVSMLAVLLTKALPAGIKAGEAH, encoded by the coding sequence GTGATGAGCGTGATGCTCGGTGCCTTCATGGCCGTACTCGACATCCAGATCACCAACTCCTCGCTCAAGGACATCCAGGGCGCCCTGTCGGCGACCCTGGAGGAAGGCTCGTGGATCTCCACCTCGTACCTGGTCGCGGAGATCATCATGATCCCGCTGACCGCCTGGCTGGTACAGTTGCTCTCGGCCCGGCGCCTGGCGGCCTGGGTCTCGCTGGGGTTCCTCGCTTCGTCACTGCTGTGCTCGATGGCCTGGAACCTGGAAAGCATGATCGTGTTCCGCGCCATGCAAGGTTTCACCGGCGGCGCACTGATCCCGCTGGCGTTCACCCTGACCCTGATCAAGCTGCCGGAACACCACCGTGCCAAGGGCATGGCGATGTTCGCCATGACCGCCACCTTCGCCCCGTCGATCGGCCCGACCCTGGGCGGCTGGCTGACGGAGAACTGGGGCTGGGAATACATCTTCTACATCAACATTCCACCCGGCCTGATCATGATCGCCGGCCTGCTCTACGGCCTGGAGAAGAAGGAGGCGCATTGGGAGCTGCTCAAGAGCACCGACTACGCCGGTATCGTCAGCCTCGGCATCGGCCTGGGCTGCCTGCAGGTGTTCCTTGAGGAAGGCCACCGCAAGGACTGGCTGGAGTCACAACTGATCCTGAGCCTGGGCAGCATCGCCCTGCTGAGCCTGATCACCTTCGTCATCCTGCAACTGTCCAGGTCCAACCCGCTGATCAACCTGCGTATCCTGCGCAACCGCAACTTCGGCCTGTCGAGTATCGCCAGCCTGGGCATGGGGGTCGGCCTGTACGGTTCGATCTATCTGCTGCCGCTGTACCTGGCGCAGATCCAGAACTACAACGCCCTGCAGATCGGCGAGGTGATCATGTGGATGGGCGTGCCGCAGCTGTTCCTGATTCCGCTGGTGCCCAAGCTGATGAAGTTCGTCTCGCCGAAGCTGCTCTGTGCCCTGGGTTTTGGCCTGTTCGGTCTGGCGAGTTTTTCCTCGGGGGTGCTCAACCCGGATTTCGCCGGCCCGCAGTTCAACCAGATCCAGATCATCCGCGCCCTCGGCCAGCCACTGATCATGGTGACCATCTCGCTGATCGCCACTGCCTACATCCTGCCCCAGGATGCCGGGTCCGCTTCCAGCCTGTTCAACATCCTGCGCAACCTCGGCGGCGCGATCGGCATCGCCCTGCTCGCCACCCTGCTCGATGCGCGAACCAAGGAATACTTCGACTACCTGCGCGAAGCCATCGTCCCGGCCAACCCGCAAGTGGCCGAACGCCTGGCGCTGCTGGCGGAGAAACTGGGCAGCGACACGGCGGCACTGGGCAAGCTCAGTGAAATCACCCACCAGCAGGCGCTGATCATGGCCTACAACGACGCCTTCCATCTCGTCGGGATCGCCCTGGGGGTGAGCATGCTGGCGGTACTGCTGACCAAGGCGCTGCCCGCCGGGATCAAGGCTGGAGAGGCGCATTGA
- a CDS encoding TetR/AcrR family transcriptional regulator, with product MNDKKAQTRERILQAASAALIQHGPAEPSVSEVMAAAGLTVGGFYAHFESKDALMLEAFKQLLAQRRAKIEEVDNELDGEARRALIAAFYLSRKHRDAVDHACPLPAVIGEIGSLPACFREALNEHVELMVAQLAASPEDTDKALADIALMIGGLAVARALGPGELSDRLLRAAKSAVR from the coding sequence ATGAACGACAAAAAGGCCCAGACCCGTGAACGCATCCTGCAGGCTGCCAGCGCCGCGCTGATCCAGCATGGCCCGGCCGAGCCGAGTGTCAGTGAAGTGATGGCGGCCGCCGGCTTGACCGTGGGTGGCTTCTACGCGCATTTCGAGAGCAAGGATGCGTTGATGCTCGAGGCATTCAAGCAACTGCTCGCGCAACGGCGGGCGAAGATCGAAGAAGTCGACAATGAATTGGATGGCGAGGCGCGACGCGCCCTGATCGCGGCGTTCTACCTGTCGCGCAAGCACCGCGATGCTGTCGACCATGCCTGCCCGCTGCCGGCGGTGATAGGGGAAATCGGCAGCCTGCCGGCGTGCTTTCGCGAGGCGCTCAACGAACATGTGGAATTGATGGTCGCACAACTGGCGGCCAGCCCCGAGGACACCGACAAGGCCCTCGCCGATATCGCCCTGATGATCGGTGGCCTGGCCGTGGCCCGGGCGCTGGGGCCCGGGGAGCTGTCCGATCGATTGCTGCGCGCGGCCAAGTCGGCGGTGCGCTGA
- a CDS encoding acyl-CoA thioesterase, whose translation MSWDLATPFILDLQVAAEDIDGLGHANNAVYVTWLERCAWRHSQRLGLDLTEYRRLDRAMAVVRHEIDYLAAAYEGDELQLATWIVDWDQRLKMTRRFQLVRPSDNLTLLRAQTTFVCIELSSGKPRRMPEEFIQGYGPAVQPV comes from the coding sequence ATGAGCTGGGATCTGGCGACACCCTTCATCCTCGACCTGCAGGTGGCCGCCGAGGATATCGACGGCCTCGGGCACGCCAACAACGCGGTGTATGTCACCTGGCTGGAGCGCTGCGCCTGGCGGCACTCCCAGCGCCTGGGGCTGGACCTCACCGAATATCGCCGGCTGGATCGGGCGATGGCGGTGGTGCGTCACGAGATCGACTACCTGGCGGCCGCCTATGAAGGCGACGAACTGCAATTGGCGACCTGGATCGTCGATTGGGACCAGCGCCTGAAAATGACCCGGCGCTTCCAGCTGGTGCGGCCCAGCGATAACCTGACCCTGCTGCGTGCGCAAACCACGTTCGTCTGTATCGAGCTCTCAAGTGGCAAGCCCAGGCGCATGCCGGAGGAGTTTATCCAGGGCTACGGGCCAGCGGTGCAACCGGTCTGA